Proteins encoded in a region of the Veillonella parvula genome:
- the gyrA gene encoding DNA gyrase subunit A encodes MADQQWSHGNIHPVQIDKEMKNAYIDYAMSVIVMRALPDVRDGLKPVHRRILYAMHETGMTPNKPYKKSARIVGDVLGKYHPHGDSSVYDATVRLAQDFNTRYLLVDGHGNFGSIDGDSAAAMRYTEVRMAKITTEMLADIDKETVDFMPNYDESLQEPTVLPAKIPNLLINGSSGIAVGMATNIPPHNLNEVCNGLAMLIDNPDVTVDELMTAIKGPDFPTGALILGREGIKKAYSTGRGSVKMRARATIEEMSKGKHKIVVTEIPYQVNKARVIETIANLSRDKVIDGITALRDESDRQGMRIVIELRADVQPDIVLNKLYKHTQLQETFGVIMLALVDGHPRVLNLKEVLGYYLDHRLDVIVRRTQFELNKAEARAHILEGLLIALDHIDEVIATIRSSQTDEIARNALMQKFGLSEKQAVAILDMRLRRLTGLEREKIEEEYKELLALIEDLKAILASEARQRQIIKDELDDMKKKYGDPRRSEITIDTSDLDVEDLIADEEMVITLTKQGYIKRMNANVYRNQHKGGAGVIGMKTKEDDYVTQIMHVRTHNTLLFFTSTGRAYRLKAYEVPEAGSRNSRGTAMVNVLPLAVGESVTTMIDLERVHEDVNLFMVTEFGVVKRTAIEEYRNIRRSGLNAINLDEGDRLISVNVTTGNQDILIGTKLGIAIRFSEHDVRLMKRAAHGVRGIKLNAGDVVVGAGVLNTDESEAQVFTISEEGFGKRNDAEAYTLQKRGGKGSKNFKITNKTGDVVAVEVVHNDDEVMLISEQGKIIRFNMNDIAVKKGKAISGVKTQNLDEGDKVASIAVIPGAEIEEEVE; translated from the coding sequence GTGGCAGACCAACAATGGTCCCACGGGAATATTCATCCCGTTCAGATTGATAAAGAAATGAAGAATGCGTACATCGATTATGCAATGTCCGTAATCGTAATGCGTGCGCTTCCAGATGTGCGTGATGGCTTGAAACCAGTACATCGTCGTATTTTGTACGCGATGCACGAAACAGGCATGACGCCAAATAAACCGTACAAGAAATCCGCTCGTATCGTCGGTGACGTACTCGGTAAGTATCATCCACATGGGGATAGCTCCGTTTACGACGCGACGGTTCGTTTGGCGCAGGATTTCAATACCCGTTACCTGTTGGTGGACGGCCACGGTAACTTTGGCTCTATCGACGGCGATAGTGCCGCTGCGATGCGTTATACCGAAGTACGTATGGCGAAGATTACAACGGAAATGCTTGCCGATATCGACAAGGAAACTGTTGATTTCATGCCGAACTATGATGAAAGCTTGCAAGAACCAACCGTATTGCCTGCGAAGATTCCAAATCTTCTCATCAATGGTTCCAGCGGTATCGCCGTAGGGATGGCGACAAATATTCCACCACATAATCTTAACGAGGTATGTAATGGTCTGGCGATGCTCATCGACAATCCGGATGTGACTGTAGATGAATTGATGACCGCTATTAAAGGTCCAGACTTTCCGACTGGAGCGCTCATTTTGGGCCGAGAAGGCATCAAAAAAGCGTACTCCACAGGTCGTGGTAGCGTTAAAATGCGTGCTCGTGCAACCATCGAAGAGATGTCCAAGGGCAAGCATAAAATCGTAGTGACTGAGATTCCGTACCAAGTGAATAAGGCTCGCGTCATTGAAACCATTGCGAACTTGAGCCGTGATAAGGTCATCGATGGCATTACAGCACTTCGCGATGAATCTGACCGCCAAGGTATGCGCATCGTTATCGAATTGCGGGCTGATGTGCAACCAGACATCGTACTTAACAAATTATATAAACACACTCAACTTCAAGAAACATTCGGCGTGATTATGCTAGCCCTCGTGGACGGGCATCCTCGCGTATTGAATTTGAAAGAAGTATTGGGTTACTACTTAGATCATCGCCTAGATGTAATCGTACGCCGTACTCAATTCGAGCTTAACAAAGCCGAAGCGCGTGCTCATATCTTGGAAGGCTTGTTGATTGCCCTCGACCACATCGATGAAGTAATCGCTACCATCCGCAGTTCCCAAACTGACGAAATTGCACGTAATGCATTAATGCAAAAATTTGGGCTTTCAGAGAAACAAGCGGTAGCCATCCTCGACATGCGTTTACGCCGTTTAACAGGTTTGGAACGCGAGAAAATCGAAGAGGAATACAAGGAATTGTTGGCATTGATCGAAGATTTGAAAGCTATTTTGGCTAGCGAAGCGCGTCAACGTCAAATCATCAAAGACGAACTCGATGATATGAAGAAAAAATACGGCGACCCTCGTCGTTCTGAAATCACCATCGATACGTCTGATCTTGATGTAGAAGACCTCATTGCTGACGAAGAAATGGTCATTACCTTGACTAAACAAGGTTACATCAAACGTATGAACGCGAACGTATATCGCAACCAACATAAAGGCGGCGCTGGCGTTATCGGCATGAAGACGAAGGAAGATGATTATGTAACGCAAATTATGCATGTGCGGACTCATAATACATTGTTATTCTTCACATCTACAGGCCGTGCATATCGCCTCAAGGCGTACGAAGTGCCGGAAGCAGGCTCCCGCAACTCTCGTGGTACCGCTATGGTTAACGTATTGCCACTCGCAGTAGGCGAATCCGTTACGACTATGATCGACCTTGAACGGGTCCATGAAGATGTAAATTTATTCATGGTCACTGAGTTCGGCGTTGTAAAACGTACAGCTATTGAAGAATACCGCAATATCCGTCGTTCTGGTCTCAATGCGATTAATCTCGACGAAGGCGATCGTTTGATTTCCGTTAACGTAACGACTGGCAACCAAGACATCTTGATTGGCACTAAGTTGGGTATCGCTATTCGCTTCAGCGAGCACGATGTGCGCCTCATGAAACGGGCAGCTCACGGCGTGCGCGGTATTAAATTAAATGCAGGCGACGTGGTTGTAGGCGCTGGTGTTCTTAATACTGATGAAAGTGAAGCACAAGTGTTTACTATCTCTGAAGAAGGTTTTGGTAAACGCAATGATGCGGAAGCTTATACATTGCAAAAACGCGGTGGTAAAGGCTCTAAGAACTTCAAGATTACTAACAAAACCGGCGATGTAGTAGCCGTAGAGGTTGTTCATAACGATGACGAAGTCATGCTTATCTCTGAGCAAGGCAAAATCATCCGCTTCAATATGAATGACATCGCTGTGAAGAAGGGCAAAGCTATTTCTGGTGTGAAAACACAAAACCTCGACGAAGGTGATAAGGTAGCTAGTATTGCTGTTATTCCAGGCGCTGAAATCGAAGAAGAAGTAGAATAA
- a CDS encoding 5-methylcytosine restriction system specificity protein McrC produces the protein MDPLRIKDNSKIEKKDFYKIKNLEAKILNKTLKNLEKEGIFLFPQTISESQDVEGSQTILRMEDGFYKTGNIMGFLGCGLERLIIKSRFSEIDHDYFFQYLLSRVLDIPNVVNLETDSNNENSIINYLCFLFPYLLKVAIRKGIFKQYVCNEYNDSNIKGSIDIARHIKCNTPFVGRIAYKQRTFSYDNYLLQLVRHTIEFIKNTSYGNMVLSNVKMEIQLIVDVTFTYKVQDRQTIINKNKKNLVRHAYYHEYRALQNLCILILQNQKGQIGFGYNISYGILFDGAWLWEEYINLLIGKDFYHPKNKSGSGSEQLFSGGRQQGLIYPDFIGRDASNRIIADAKYKPIKNISGKDYLQVLAYMFRFDAKKGYYLYPDSEETGRKKLVLNQGTKYENNVSPREGIYVLKCGLKIPKNASSYNDFIIKMQASEENFLKELRC, from the coding sequence AATTTAGAGGCTAAGATTCTTAATAAGACTTTAAAAAACCTTGAAAAAGAAGGAATATTTCTATTTCCTCAGACAATCTCTGAATCTCAAGATGTGGAAGGCAGTCAAACCATTCTTCGAATGGAAGATGGCTTCTATAAAACTGGCAATATTATGGGGTTTCTTGGTTGTGGACTTGAACGACTAATTATAAAATCTAGGTTTAGTGAAATTGATCATGATTATTTTTTTCAATATTTACTGAGTCGTGTGCTAGATATTCCAAATGTTGTTAATTTGGAAACAGATAGTAATAATGAGAATAGCATTATAAACTATTTGTGCTTTTTGTTTCCCTATCTTTTAAAAGTAGCCATTCGTAAAGGTATTTTTAAACAATATGTATGTAACGAGTACAATGATAGTAATATTAAAGGTTCTATAGATATTGCGAGACATATAAAATGTAATACTCCTTTTGTAGGGCGTATTGCATATAAGCAAAGGACGTTTTCATATGATAATTATTTGTTACAGTTGGTAAGACACACCATTGAGTTTATTAAGAATACATCATATGGTAACATGGTACTTTCTAATGTAAAAATGGAGATACAATTAATCGTAGATGTTACATTTACGTATAAAGTTCAAGATAGGCAGACCATTATTAATAAAAATAAAAAGAATCTAGTTAGACATGCATATTATCATGAATATAGAGCATTACAGAATTTATGTATTTTGATATTACAAAATCAGAAAGGACAAATTGGTTTTGGCTACAATATATCATATGGTATATTATTTGATGGTGCATGGCTTTGGGAAGAGTATATTAATTTACTAATTGGTAAAGATTTTTATCATCCTAAAAATAAATCTGGGTCTGGTTCGGAACAACTATTTTCAGGGGGTAGACAACAGGGGTTGATTTATCCAGATTTTATTGGTAGAGATGCAAGTAATCGAATTATTGCAGATGCAAAATATAAACCTATAAAAAATATTAGCGGAAAAGATTACTTACAAGTGTTAGCATACATGTTTAGATTTGATGCTAAAAAAGGATATTATTTATACCCAGACTCTGAGGAGACAGGTCGTAAAAAATTAGTATTAAATCAAGGAACAAAGTATGAAAATAATGTTAGTCCTAGAGAAGGTATTTATGTTCTAAAATGTGGTCTAAAAATCCCCAAGAATGCCTCTAGTTATAACGATTTTATTATTAAAATGCAGGCGAGTGAAGAAAATTTTCTTAAGGAATTGCGCTGTTAA